Genomic segment of Desulfonatronum thiodismutans:
AACGGGTTGATCAAGGCGGCCTGCTTCGGTTTGATTCTCACCTTGGTGGGATGCTACAAAGGCTTTTACACCAGAGGCGGCGCCGAGGGTGTGGGCCGGGCCACCACCCAGGCCGTGGTCCTCTCCTCCGTGTTGATTCTGACCTTCGACTACGTGCTCACCGCCCTCATGATGTAGCATGGCGACAAACCGACATGACCGCTGAACCGATCATCGAACTGCGCCAAGTTCATAAGAGCTTCGGCAAGGAGCACGTCCTGCGCGGCCTGGACCTGGCCGTGCCCAAGGACTCGGTCAGCGTGATCATCGGTCGCAGCGGCGGCGGCAAAAGCGTTTTGCTCAAGCACATCATCGGCCTGATGCGCCCGGACCAGGGCCAGGTGATCATCGACGACCAGGACATCGCCCGAATGAGCGAACGGAAGATGGCCCCGATCCGCCGCAAATTCGGCATGCTCTTCCAGGAATCAGCCTTGTTCGACTCCATGAACGTGGAGGATAACGTTGCGTTTCCGCTTTTGGAGCACACCAGTAAAAGCCGCCGGGAAATCCTGGACATTGTGGCGGACAAGCTGACCGCCGTGGGTCTGAAGGACAAGGGACACAAGCTCCCGTCGGAACTTTCCGGCGGGATGCGCAAGCGGGTCGGCCTGGCCCGGGCCCTGGCCCTGGATCCGAAAATCGTTCTCTTCGATGAGCCGACATCCGGACTGGACCCGGTCATGGCAGCGGCTATCAATGAACTGATAGTGCGTACCC
This window contains:
- a CDS encoding ABC transporter ATP-binding protein, whose amino-acid sequence is MTAEPIIELRQVHKSFGKEHVLRGLDLAVPKDSVSVIIGRSGGGKSVLLKHIIGLMRPDQGQVIIDDQDIARMSERKMAPIRRKFGMLFQESALFDSMNVEDNVAFPLLEHTSKSRREILDIVADKLTAVGLKDKGHKLPSELSGGMRKRVGLARALALDPKIVLFDEPTSGLDPVMAAAINELIVRTQSEFKATCVVISHDIPAAMSTGHKLFMLFDGRIIAQGTPDQIRDWDDEVVQQFIHGRAQGPIKVV